CAAGGCATCCGTGATGAGGTGGAGGACGCGGGGTCGCTAAAGTCTGAAGAGGAAGATGAAGCGGCAGACGTGCGGATGCTGCAGTCGCTGGATCGAAGGCACATGATCCAAGTGAGGGTTGGGAGGGGCGACCTCCAATATTGCTGCCTGCTATCTCTTGACCGCTCTGTGAACCTTAGCAAAGACAAGAGTACTTCACACCCACAAAAAGTAGCAAGTGTTTCACCTTTCTTCCTTGATGGCCACTCCCAGATCTCAGATCACCAAAGCCATGACTGGTTCGCACCTCTACAAGCAAGAATAAGGAAATAAAAGTACAACAAAGGGCCGGAGCTCACGGATCTGAATGGTGTGGTTTGGGAAGGGGAAATAGCCAGAGGAAGAAAGAGAGCACAAATGCTGCTACGATTTGGACTGGAGCGAGAGGGGGGAGGAGCCAAAGCAAGCGGCGcggccgccactgccgccgttGCCCGCAGCCGCGGGAGCTGCAACTGCTGCACCAAGGGTCGCCGTGGCCGGGCCGTGctagacgaggaggaggccaccAGCTTCAAAAGTGGCGCCACGCAGCGCGGGGAGCAGGAGGTGGCAGCCGCAGCCATTAGAGTCATTGGCATGGGTGCGAGGCAGGGAGATTTGGGGGTGGAAGTGGAGCGGCACGTCGCCGCAcagcagagagaggagggagcgcACGCGCGTACTGCAGTCTGCATGGGAGCGATGACGTGCGCTCTGATTGGATGGGTGGTTGGACGGGATGGAGCACTCCACCACTCCGCTCCGGTGAGGGGCTGCAGGCGAATCTGAGAATGATGACCGATTGCCTACGGCTAGGAGGTCCATGACCCTATCCAGCATCatcttcatttcttttttttatttgctcaTGCACATGCTCCAGCATCATTCTGGTCACTGGCTGTAGGGCCACACTCATTGGAGGCCCACATTCAGCGAGGATAGAAAGCTGGAAGCTGGCACGGAGGAAATTGCGGACGAGCCACGCTCGCACGGCGGCCGCCTTTCTAAAGGCCCAGCACATGTCAACTCTTCTTTGAGCCATAATAGCTTACAGTGGGTCCAACAGCATCTCAAGGTCTACCGGCCAGTAGCTCTTTCCAGCCTCTGTCGAGTACACGGCATCTTTTCCCCTCTTTTACACTCTTGTGCTTGACCAGACGAGCTGCTGCTCCGCTCAGAGCACCCACGGACGAGCAGCAGCGCATTCCGGTCGACGTGGTGCGCTGGGATCACTGTCGTACGCGTGAATCGCTCTCGTGCAAGAAGAATGAACCTATCTTTAAGAAACCTGATAGTATATACAAGCTccgtttagttttcaaaaaaatttctacagtacccgtcacatcgaatttttagacacatatatataaagtattaaatatagttaaaaaataactaattacacagtctgactgattcccacgagatgaatctaacaacattaattaatccatgattgaacattaattatcaaataacaacgaaacgtgctacagtatccaaatctaaactttttcaccaactaaacacacctacAGTATTCTGCGGCACACGAATCTTGACCAGTTTTGATACCTGCTGGCTGATGATTTTTTTAGGCACCCATCAATTGGTGTCTGTTCAGAGCTGGTCGCGGATCGGAGGAGAACGGGATTTCTGACTGGTTGTCAGTTGTATCAGTCTTCAAAGCTTTGAGCGCTAGCTATAGTACTTTCTAGAGACCATAAAGTTTAATCAAGACTTGGAAAATACCAACCACAATTTCAAAATATTTGTCCCTTCTCGTTTTTTGTGTCAACTTTGATCAATCGTTTTTCTGTAGAATGTTTATCAATATTTAATGTTTATATATCACTAGATttgttatgaaatatattttattattattatatatttttaagtatttacaaaacttttttagaaaaaatatttattcaaaGTTGGCACGATAAACGAGAAGTGACAAGTATTTTGAAATAGAGGTTAGTACTTTACTTTTAACATCTAGAAAGATGTCTCCGGCTCCCTTCATTCCACATTTGACTTTTGCACCTCAAATTTGAAcactcgttttattcaaaaatttatgcaaaacataattttttttattgtagTTTTTTATTAgtacaagttcttcaagaataACTCAAATTTGATTATacttgtataaattttttaaataagacaaaTAATCAAACTTGATattaaaaaagtcaaatgacctataatttaaAACGGAGAGAGTACAAATATGCACAGTAAAATCCATGACAAACATAGTCGAACCAACCAGATTTTGGATATCCAATCCCCATGTCAACGTGGCCTTGTCTATTCGCTTATGGAGATGTGGTAATGGATTCAATTCAGACACAAGACTCGactaagggcctgtttgggagCACTCTACTctactccactccactccaccaactCCATTTCACTACATTAGTTCTACTTCAATATGTTTGGATATTTTATAGCTCCACTCCCCAACTTTAAAAGACCAGCCTAGCATGCCAGCCCAACAGATCATCTTGTCCCATCTAAACTCCCCTCACTTCCACGCGGACCCCGCTTGCCAGGTACTTCTTATACCTCCACTccacctttcctcttcctctccctggTTGATCCCTTGCAGGCAGTGGGAGCCCCAACGGGGTGGCCGCGAGCCCGCGTGGAGGCCTCgagccccggcggcgccggtgggaaCCCGGCGAGCGGTCGCGAGCGCGCGGAGGCCTTGGGTCCCGgcggcttggcggcggcggcaatccCGCAACAGCAACAGCGAGCTCGCGGGGGGCAGAGGCCGCGAGCCCCGGCGGTGAGCTGTGGGCCCGCGTGCGCCTCTTCGTGGCCTGCACCGCGCGCGCCTCTCCGcgaccggcggcgcgccgccggtgcCCGGCCGCCACaccccctgctgctgctgtggcctCGGCTACCGTGGCCTCGGCTGCCTGCGGAGAGCCCCGGGCACGGCAGCGTGGTCCTGCAGGCGGCACCACCGGCGGGAGCCCCGAGCACGGCGGCGTGGTCCTACAGCGAGGGTTGAGGGAGAGTGGGAGACCCGGGCGTCGGGGGAGACcagggcggcgagggagggTTGATCGACGAAACAAACAGACCGAAAGGTTTTTTATGTGTAATCCGTGGCAGTAGTGGGTAATTTTACCCAACTCCAGCTCCAAGAATTGGTGGAGCACCTCTTGAGAAGCTCCAAAAAAAATGGAGTGAAGTTAGTTTTTATGGAGTGGAGTGAAGCTGGTTTAGATGTTTGTGTATTTTTTCATGGAGTTGAGTTAAAATTAATggagtggagtgctcccaaacactCCCTAAATACTACCCTAGCTCCGGAAAAATTGAGGAGCGGTTGGCAGCGTATCTCCTACTAATGAATTTCTGAGGATAATCTTCCTGCCATGAGTTTGACGCCACCAAACTTTGACGAGTTGGACGAGACCGCGCGCGCCTAGCActggatgtttttttttttttgagtcgaCCACTAGCTTTTGCTTGATCACGCACGCGACTACGTTGAACGGGACTGGGCTCAAGTTCCATGCGCTATAAATAAACTATAGCATACTATAGTTTATATAAGTCTATAAACAATGTCAGCTTGTAAACACTGCAAAATGGTCAATCCTTCCAGAAAAGAGGAAATAAAACTCGCGATGCGTCATCCACGAATAAAAACAGACGTGAGCCGCAGGTTAGTAATTCACCTTTATCACACATAAAGCTACGCTAGCCGACCAAATTTTAGCCACCTGAACTGATAAATTAGTAGCAGTACTATGCCGGTGCTTGCAGTTGGCCAAGCCTATTCATTGGATCTGATCTCAAGAACTTTAGAGCAAAGTGATACTACAACAGAGAGGAAGCAAAGGGCAACGGAGACAGCAGCGGTGTCTGAGAAGCAATGCGAAGCGAAATGGAGTTGGTTGGTCAGAGGCTGGTTAGCGGCCCGACGTGCGGGAACACGTGTGCTAATGTCACTGACCACGCGGCAACGAGAaacgatcccccccccccccccccggggggTCCTCGCCAGCTCTCTTTCAGACACGGCTCGCTCTCGTCGCCGCCTTCCTCCGTTCTTCGGTCCTTCCCGTCCACGGCGTCCAGACTACTCTTGCGGTTCGTGCCTGCTTTTGCGGCTGCTTCTGGATTCCCCTGCAGTCTCGGACCCCGGGCCTGcgacctcctccccgccgccgatcAAGTCCAGGCCTTTTTCTTCCGCCAGGTAAGGTTTGATCCTACTGCGGTGTGGGCAATGGGTGTTCTTCTCCCGATTCGTTTTCTGTTAAGAAGCAGCCTGCTGCGAGATTCGATTTTCATCCTTTCTCAACAGGCCGTTCCGCTTTCCTAGAAATAAAATCCGGTTCCCTTTGATGCATCAAGGCATTTGTTCCCACTGGCCAACTTGCGCTTCGCCGTTGAAGCTTGGGGTTGGAGAATGGTTGATTCATGATGTATATGGCCGCTCAATTGACCCCGTTTATCTGAAAACTCAGTGCCTTGATGCATTCACCGTTCGTTTCTATCTTTGGTGAAATTTTGGTCTTTAAAAAAAACGTATTTGGTGAAAACCGCCTGCCTTCGTGAAAATCCATACAAATCATGGCAAAAAATTCAtctaaattcacaaaaaaaaatcacatagaTAAATgaaatgatgatacacaactttgtaaaatatttatttcaaactcgactttgtttgtgagatataaaaataacaaatttctaaccaATCATTTGGACAGCTTCTTGGCttgaaatttattatttttatatctcataaatgaaatcgagtttggacaaaatattttacaaaattgtgtATCATCGTATCATTTATATGTATGATTTTTTcgtgaatttagatgacttttttaTCGTGGTTTGCACGAATTTTCACGAAAATTTAGTTTTCACCATATATATTCCCTTCAAATAACCAGGTAATATTCCTGATAACTGATGAAGCAAGAATCTATAGAGTCCGTGCCAACTCCAACGATCGTCGCAGCTTTTTGGGGGGCGTTTGTTTCGTCGGTTGGTAATCTGCCGCCGCACCTCAGTTTGATTGTTTTTTTATCGCTGCCTGCTGTTTTTTAGGATATTGTTGGAGGTGCGTTTCTCTGTTAGTTGTTACGTTGTTGCTTGGGTCCGCGAATTTTGGGGTGGGGATTTGCTTCCTCCTATTTAGCGCTTTCCCCTCGGGAGTTTACTGGTTTTCCGGATTTCAAAATTCGAAAGCTGCCTCGTCGTGATCTTCTAGGTGTGGCATGGGATGCACCTATGCTCGTTTGCCTAGATTGTCTTTgaaagctcttgttttggtgagcCTGCTTCGGTTTTATCAGCCCAAATTGGTGCTATCCTTCAGTTGTCCATCTATTTCTATTACAAGCAATCAGTGTTAGATTGATCGGAATTATTCTTCTGCAGTAACACAGTTTTAGGATAGACAAGGATTTAGGATCCGCATTTCCATTCTGATTAAACAGCATAGCCTTTCCAGACTTCAATTAcggtttttttttcaattttgcaTTGTTATCGTCGCCATTTTCCTGTTCACGATTAAGTATTAACCCATACATCACCCTTGGCTCTTCTTTGTAGTTCAATCAGCCCAACTAGGAGACACTGATTTGTGTCAGGGACTCGGGAAAAATGGCTGGGGGTGGCACAGGCATCAGAAAGTACGTCGGGGCTCTCAAGGACACCACAACAGTTAGCATAGCAAAAGTAAACAGTAATTATAAGGTATAACGACGATCGAAAATTTCAAGGTCCATATTCGGGTTCTCTCATCGTTGCAGCAGTTGTGTTAAACTGCCTTGTCTTGTTGTTCTCTCCCTTGTAACAGGAGCTGGATATTGCTCTTGTGAAGGCCACAAACCATGTTGAGCGTCCAGCAAAGGAGAAGTATATAAGAGGTGATCATTCATATGCTTCTGACCTGTGAATTTTCCCCGTATTTCTTGCTCACACGTTCTGGTTGCAGACCTTTTTTACCATCTTTCTCCTGGAAGGCCTCGTGCAGATGTAGCCTACTGCATCCGTGCCCTTGGTAGACGTCTTTCAAAGACACGCAACTGGGCGGTATGTCTACTGTGGATCTCCTGATGTCCATGTATTACTTACTAGTCTTGGAACGCTCCTCTTCAAATTTAGCGAATAGAATTTAGCCTATATAATCTTCTCCATCTGTCAACAAGCTAGGAAGTGAATTCTCCATTGTTATTCACATTTGGAGTGCAATGGGTAATTTCCTATTTTTTGAGAGAATATCTGGATCTATGCATATTGATGTAACATGCATTGACATTGTAAACTAGTTCTCCATAACGACCTTCTTTTTTTCCTGTCAAGGTATGTCCCAGATAATGAAAGTGTTCCTTGTAACTATGGATCTGTCCTGTTCCCAATAGTCGTTCTTGGAAAGGACTGGGTGTTTTTTTCCTCATCCAACACTGCTTAACCTTCATTTCAGGAAAAGAATGCTTAGCTTTTAATGATCCTGGGGAgtgatatttatatattttgcttgcctatgattataattttttttagggtAATTCAGAAAGTAGAAGCATCATGGTACTTAACTTTTTTGTTTGCATTTTGTCTGACAGGTTGCTCTGAAGACATTAGTTGTCGTACACCGTGCTCTTCGGGAAGTTGATCCTACTTTCCGTGACGAGTTTATAAGTTATGGAAGAACTAGCTCCCATATGCTCCATCTGTCCTACTTTAAGGACGATTCTAGTGCAGAAGGTACCTAGACCCTAGTTAGTTGCTAACTTCAGCTAGATCTGGAATTAGTATTCAAAGTTTCAAACTAGTAGAGCTTACTGTGACTATTCGTTATTATGCAGCCTGGGATTACTCTGCATGGGTGCGCAATTATGCTTTATATTTGGAGGAGAGAATCGAATCATTCCGTGTACTGAACTACGACGTTGAAAAGGATCCACTGGTAGGCAATCCAATCTATTTAGTTTAGTTTGTAGCCTTTGCTCCCCAATCTTATTTGCGGTTCAAGTTCTAATATACATGCTCCATTTATCATTTTAGAACTCTGCAACTAATCTTTCAATGGATCCAAGTCTTCAGATTGTCTAAAATCTAAACATCTTTTAGGTTGCGTTGTTGAGTTGTGAACTAGTACATTACTGAGTAAAAAGATTTGGTCTGTACTAAAGGATCATGAGGGGCTTTTTGAACTTTTTATTTATGGAAACTCTTGTATCCACAGAGAACTCGGGATCTTGATACAATTGGATTGCTTGAACAATTACCAGCATTACAGCAGCTTCTTTTTCGTCTACTTGATTGCCAGGTAAATTAATTGTTGTTATCCTCTGTAGAAATGCACCAGTTTCTGTGTTTTAGATTTGCCATTGACATTTAAAAGGTGCCTTGCtgactttttcttttcttttctttttagccACAAGGGTCATCATCTTATAACACCATAATTCAGCATGCACTATCAATGGTGAGGGTTTCAGGCCATTTGTACTAGTTGTCCTAGCATTCCTTGACCTTGTTTTATCTGTTACTGGTAGGTTGCTCTAGAGAGTGTTAGGATCCAAACAGCCATCAATGATGCAATACTCAATCTTGTTGACAAGGTGAGGACTGCTAGCTTGCTGTtcatcagaattttttttttgcgtgtgTTTCTGTTTATTTTACCGAGCTAATTTACATGTTGCGCACAATTCAGTTTTTTGAGATGCAAAGAGATGATGCTATAAGGGCACTTGACATGTATAAAAGAGCAATTAGCCAGGTAAATCTGATTTCTTTTCTGCTTTTGGTTGATCCATTAAACTTTTTCCATTAGTTGGTCATTAATATTAACTCTTGCTGTCTTACAATATCAGAAATTGTATGTTTAGTGGCTGAGAAATTTTATTTACTTCTGTACAGGCAAAACAACTTTCAGAATTTTATGAAGTGTGTAAAAGTATACATATTGGGCGTGGTGAGAGATTCCTTAAAATTGAACAGGTTTGGCTGCCATTCTAATGATCATTAGTATATACTTTATTGTCATATTCTGTGGGAGCAAATTATTGATAATCTATTGGTACCACGAAAACGTACAGCCCCCTGCATCGTTCTTGGCAACTATGGAGGAGTATGTGAGCAATGCTCCCCTTGCTTCAACGGTTCAGAGAAATCAGGTTTGCAACTACTAGAagtttgtactatttgtttcAATACAATAGCTGTTTCTTTCCTGGGATCTTTGTTATCTGCTACTATGTACAAGCAAGCTGTTTCTGACATTCTATCGAAGTTACTTTAAGGCAGCATTTTGATGGTCTCTTTATGTCTATTTCTTTGTTTTTCTAGGCTGTACTAGCTATAGAATACAACAGAAAATCGGAAGCTGAAGAACCATCaacgcctccacctccacctccacctccagtACCTGAACCTGAACCGGTTAAAGAGGTCCCTCCCGCAGCTGAACCAACAGATCTGCTGGTAATTTCCCATGATACTACTGTACTGGTCACGCACCAGCCATTAGCCGATCATGCGTCCTAAAACTTCTCACTGTCTTGGCAGGGAATGAATGAATCAACCCCTGACACATCTGAAATAGATCAAAAGAATGCTTCGGCATTGGCAATTGTTCAACAAGGTACATAATTATGTATCCTGCAGATGAAATCTCTTTATTCACCAACCTAAGTAAAAAAAAGCCCTAAAATGCAATTTCACTGACTCGCTTTTTTTTGCAACAGATAATGCGCTTAAATCACCTGCTCCTACCAGTACTGAAAGCGTGGCCACCAGCTGGGAGCTGGCGCTAGTCGCCGCACCCAGTTCAAATGAAAATGCTGTTACTTCAAGCAAATTGGTACATAACTTCAGATAATCCATATTGAATTATCTTACTATGTCTCTCTGCAACCATACTGACTGTACTTGCTACAGGCCGGTGGACTGGACCTGCTTACACTTGACAGTCTATACAATGAAGCGCACCGACAAGCACAGCAGGCACAGCAGAATGCGAGCCAGAACCCTTGGGAGACTGTTCCTGCATCAGGTCCAATGATGCAGCAGCCGATGTACGACCCGTTCTACGCCTCCAATTCCATTGCCGCAGCCCGCAACGTGCAGATGGTGGCGATGGCGCAGCAACAGCATGCCTTCATGCtccagcaggagcagcagcggcagatgatgatggtgatggcacagcagcagcaagccTCTTCCAATCCGTTCGCCGACCCGTACATGCACATGCACATGCACGGTGGCGCAGGAATGCAGCTCCATGCCAGAAACACATACACTGGAGCTGGCATGATGTAGGGCGCTACAACCTGCTGCTCTGTTTTTTGGCCCATTTTTCCATTGTAAGAATGACATTATGAGCACAGCCATAgaagttttctttttctcctttctgGTTGTTCATGAGCATTGAGCAAGAAGGGCTGATGTGCACCTGGGAACTGAAGGACTGGCATCCTTGCAAAATTTAGTACGAGAAACACTCTGCCATTTTCTGATGTGAATATGTAAGGCTTTGTTATCGAACAACCAGGTTGGAATTTTCTCTCCGAAAAGACCATGGCACAGCCAGAGTGAAAATTGTTGCCTCAGCTTGTTGGAACCGCCTGTTCGTACAGGCAAGCTGCTATGCAATCCACATAAAAAACTGAACCCGAGCTGGGCGAACGCGACTGAGCGCCTCCGGCCGCGTGCCGGCTGCCTGCCGATGGCTCTGCCCTCTGCTAGTCGGCTGTGGCCTGTGGGTGCACACTGGTCGgtacagggcagagtgaacggAAACGAATCGTGCACCACACGCACCCCTAGACCCTGGTGCCGTGCCGTACGGCGAGCGGACTCGGGTAATGTGCGTGCGAGCACCGGTGGCCACCCATCTGCGTGCCGGAGGCGGAGGTAACGCAAAGAAAGACGGCAACATACGCCTATTTGGACTGGCATGGAACGAACTGGGGCAGGCAATCGGGAAATCAGGTACCATgcgaacatttttttttctgaatgcgAGGCACAGCATCACGGGACGAACAAAATGCAGACCAAACACGTACTGTTCTATGACTTGTATCCAATCTTTCCCTAAGTAATGCTCCCACTGCAGCTGTACAAACAAGTTCACGGCCATTTTGCAAAGGATCACTCGGGAAAGAGGATGTGAGAACTGAAAATAGACGTCTAGAACACACTGCTGTACTCGTCTTTACTGTTCATCGGGAGAAACCACATGATTGCCACGCCAAAGACTACGAACGATGACAGCTCCATTGTCAGCGCTCCCCATCCAATGATACCGGCGTGCTTCAGGATCGACGGAATGGCGATGCTCCCCACTATTGATGCGCCCGTCAAGAATTTCGTGAAGTTCACCCAGCTGCAGTGGCAGTACAAGTACACCAATTAAGCTCACACCATATATGACAAGAACTTACCATATATCACAGAGAATTCAGGGGATGCAATAAGCTATTCAGCAATTAGCAGGCAGGCACTACATGTCTACAACTTGCAAGGCTTCACTTAACAACTTGATTCAAGGCAGCGAATCTCAAATCATTTGCGCACCAGAAGCTTCATTTCAGAATCACTAAATAAAATGCAATGTGTTCTGTGAGTGACAGCAAGTCAATGCACACCTCTGGGAACAAAATTAGTGCTATAAAATCATGGTGGCAAGTGTAAGAATAAATCAGCAACCAGGGACCGTTACTCTGTAAGCGAAGATGACTTACCCATCTCCCCCATTAGACATCATCGAGGAAGTATCAGAGCCCAGGAAAAGTATTAGGGGCATT
This window of the Panicum virgatum strain AP13 chromosome 1K, P.virgatum_v5, whole genome shotgun sequence genome carries:
- the LOC120645316 gene encoding putative clathrin assembly protein At5g35200; amino-acid sequence: MAGGGTGIRKYVGALKDTTTVSIAKVNSNYKELDIALVKATNHVERPAKEKYIRDLFYHLSPGRPRADVAYCIRALGRRLSKTRNWAVALKTLVVVHRALREVDPTFRDEFISYGRTSSHMLHLSYFKDDSSAEAWDYSAWVRNYALYLEERIESFRVLNYDVEKDPLRTRDLDTIGLLEQLPALQQLLFRLLDCQPQGSSSYNTIIQHALSMVALESVRIQTAINDAILNLVDKFFEMQRDDAIRALDMYKRAISQAKQLSEFYEVCKSIHIGRGERFLKIEQPPASFLATMEEYVSNAPLASTVQRNQAVLAIEYNRKSEAEEPSTPPPPPPPPVPEPEPVKEVPPAAEPTDLLGMNESTPDTSEIDQKNASALAIVQQDNALKSPAPTSTESVATSWELALVAAPSSNENAVTSSKLAGGLDLLTLDSLYNEAHRQAQQAQQNASQNPWETVPASGPMMQQPMYDPFYASNSIAAARNVQMVAMAQQQHAFMLQQEQQRQMMMVMAQQQQASSNPFADPYMHMHMHGGAGMQLHARNTYTGAGMM
- the LOC120645326 gene encoding vacuolar protein sorting-associated protein 55 homolog — protein: MVLSRSMRTCLHSGRLALLAILVSGGIVLQILACALYNNWWPMLTVLMYLILPMPLILFLGSDTSSMMSNGGDGWVNFTKFLTGASIVGSIAIPSILKHAGIIGWGALTMELSSFVVFGVAIMWFLPMNSKDEYSSVF